In Janthinobacterium sp. J1-1, a single genomic region encodes these proteins:
- a CDS encoding Do family serine endopeptidase produces the protein MERQEPKSTSPSLNIKRTVAALAAIGVLGAGGAMVVHQNNAGANGATAAAPAAAAVAPAATPAAPGPLVALPDFSQIAARNSPAVVNISVTGSTKVALDTSGQAGADDFGNDPFLEFFRRFQGPQGGQRGGRDVPTHGLGSGFIVSPDGIIMTNAHVVRDAREVTVKLNDRREFRAKVLGSDPKTDIAVLKIDASNLPVVPLGHSNDLKVGEWVLAIGSPYGFDSTVTAGVVSAKGRSLPDDSNVPFIQTDVAVNPGNSGGPLFNTRGEVVGINSQIYSQTGGFQGLSFAIPIDLAGRIKDQIVATGKASHAKLGVTVQEVNQGFADSFKLATPEGALVANVERGSPADKAGLKSGDVIRKMNGERIIASGDLPAMVGIALPGAKVSLDVWRDGKIVTLNATLGNAADKVAEAAPEHGAAGKVKLGLALRPLQSDEKREAGISAGLLVEDAGGAAANAGVQPGDVLLSVNGRPVNTVEQVRDVVDKSAKSVALLIQRGPDKIFIPVRLG, from the coding sequence ATGGAACGCCAAGAACCCAAATCGACCAGCCCATCGCTGAATATCAAACGCACCGTAGCCGCGCTGGCCGCGATCGGTGTGCTCGGTGCCGGCGGCGCGATGGTGGTGCATCAGAACAATGCCGGCGCGAATGGCGCGACGGCCGCCGCCCCGGCGGCCGCGGCCGTCGCGCCCGCCGCCACCCCGGCCGCGCCCGGCCCGCTGGTGGCCTTGCCCGACTTTAGCCAGATCGCCGCGCGCAACAGCCCGGCCGTTGTCAATATCAGCGTTACCGGCAGCACCAAGGTGGCGCTCGACACCTCCGGCCAGGCCGGTGCCGACGATTTCGGCAACGATCCCTTCCTTGAATTCTTCCGCCGCTTCCAGGGCCCGCAAGGCGGCCAGCGTGGCGGGCGCGACGTGCCGACCCATGGTCTCGGCTCCGGCTTTATCGTCAGCCCGGACGGCATCATCATGACCAACGCCCACGTGGTGCGCGATGCGCGCGAAGTGACCGTCAAGCTGAACGACCGCCGTGAGTTCCGCGCCAAGGTGCTGGGCAGCGATCCGAAGACCGATATCGCGGTGCTGAAAATCGACGCCAGCAACCTGCCGGTGGTGCCGCTGGGCCACTCGAACGACCTGAAAGTGGGCGAGTGGGTGCTGGCCATCGGTTCGCCGTATGGCTTTGACAGCACGGTAACGGCCGGCGTGGTCAGCGCCAAGGGCAGATCCCTGCCCGACGACAGCAATGTGCCGTTTATCCAGACCGACGTGGCCGTCAATCCCGGCAACTCGGGCGGCCCGCTGTTCAATACGCGTGGCGAAGTGGTCGGCATCAATTCGCAGATCTACAGCCAGACGGGCGGCTTCCAGGGCCTGTCGTTCGCGATCCCGATCGACCTGGCCGGCCGCATCAAGGACCAGATCGTCGCCACCGGCAAGGCCAGCCACGCCAAGCTGGGCGTGACGGTGCAGGAAGTGAACCAGGGTTTTGCCGATTCGTTCAAGCTGGCCACGCCGGAAGGCGCGCTGGTGGCGAACGTGGAACGCGGCAGCCCGGCCGACAAGGCGGGCCTGAAATCGGGCGACGTGATCCGCAAGATGAATGGCGAGCGCATCATCGCCTCGGGCGACTTGCCGGCCATGGTGGGCATCGCCCTGCCAGGCGCCAAAGTCAGCCTGGACGTCTGGCGTGACGGCAAGATCGTCACCTTGAACGCTACCTTGGGGAATGCCGCCGACAAGGTGGCCGAAGCGGCGCCCGAGCATGGCGCGGCCGGCAAGGTGAAACTGGGCCTGGCGCTGCGTCCGTTACAATCGGATGAAAAGCGCGAGGCGGGCATCAGCGCCGGCCTGCTGGTGGAAGACGCCGGTGGCGCCGCCGCCAATGCCGGGGTGCAGCCGGGCGACGTGTTATTGTCGGTCAACGGCCGTCCCGTCAACACCGTCGAGCAGGTACGCGACGTGGTCGACAAATCGGCCAAGTCGGTGGCCTTGCTGATACAGCGCGGACCGGACAAGATTTTTATACCCGTGCGTTTGGGCTAA
- a CDS encoding CHAT domain-containing protein: protein MKRLVLALLLACPMTATATDSCRAAIAPWLAQANDANAAERPAVSLPLFQRAVDTCRAAGDQAGVASGLLGLGQSLQMLNRYTDSEQALLDGWAIRQKLGDGDGDPGREAMYYPSELMYLYRQWSRFELAWQWGDIALAAKARLIGKDTVSYGTSLSNLSGVALQTKEYARGLPYARQAMDTWERTSGKNSTDHAWGMRDVGVLLLRMGRMQEAWGYLERAYSIRLGAFGEDSTETQTSVNDLANWHTLAGNDRQALSFAQRALASAVRRAGPDSMQASVALSRLSGIHLRLGESGKALQEAEDGLRIRRALFGDRHAHTVNAWQDVAQAALADNQLGRAEVATGEALRHCRDVQGDTAPACALHQLTQGGALLALGQYQGALDAAQAAARLAMSGSQALPGDEAEALLLGAQAQIALGRQAKAVAILGALEVRLAQTPPASKELLDTVRQAHLLARAEVIDAAGLPALAGEASAMARHLAATRGLSHPAYAQALLDAAGLQARAGELATAREQAARALAIALANDNTLFEARAAAQLGALETDGAAIFLGKQAVNALQTARVATAGLPVALRLGFVRQKRAAYGQLADRLLDQRRLHEAETVLAMVREDEFHSLVRSGADPRTTRLDYTGVESAWQRQFAASGAALRAGAQALAQAREQQAQNAPQADAALAAAQGSMASLVDAASRALLALPSTPTATTVRDPHSTSVQAAPLKRGTLHLTYLVTGQRLRIVARRGGRAATHIYNVAIDERALARHIARLRRSAQDPGLDAKTEAQALYALLIAPARAELAGATALSLSLGGVLRYLPFAMLHDGRRWLVERLPVSLQAGADTGEPAPARAPSMALFGQTGASGELPALPFVRRELQAVDTIERAARIPSRLYLDGDFTQAALQQALPDNSSVHIASHFVLRSGAGQESYLLLGDGRKLSLAELGDSRYRFDGLDLLTLSACETAVPAGTDDTGRELEGLAWLARQRGARNVLASLWRVSDQSTATLMSDFYAALAQGKSKPQALRQAQLRQLRAGRHSAAGKSRRGLARRGLARRGLTRRGLTPLDTAAPSPAGTSRDHPFYWAGFILLGS from the coding sequence ATGAAGCGCCTGGTGCTCGCGCTGCTGCTGGCCTGCCCCATGACGGCGACGGCAACGGACAGCTGCCGCGCCGCCATCGCGCCGTGGCTGGCGCAGGCCAACGATGCCAATGCGGCCGAGCGGCCGGCCGTATCGCTGCCGCTGTTCCAGCGCGCCGTCGATACCTGCCGCGCGGCGGGCGACCAGGCCGGCGTGGCCAGCGGCTTGCTGGGCCTGGGCCAGAGCCTGCAGATGCTCAACCGTTACACCGACAGCGAACAGGCGCTGCTCGATGGCTGGGCCATCCGCCAGAAGCTCGGTGATGGCGATGGCGATCCGGGCCGCGAAGCCATGTACTACCCGAGCGAATTGATGTATCTGTACCGCCAGTGGAGCCGCTTCGAGCTGGCCTGGCAATGGGGCGATATCGCGCTGGCGGCCAAGGCGCGCCTGATCGGCAAGGACACGGTGTCGTATGGCACCAGCCTGTCGAATTTGTCCGGCGTGGCGTTGCAGACCAAAGAATATGCGCGCGGCCTGCCGTATGCGCGGCAGGCGATGGATACCTGGGAGCGCACCTCGGGCAAGAACAGCACCGACCACGCCTGGGGCATGCGCGACGTCGGCGTGCTGCTGCTGCGCATGGGGCGCATGCAGGAAGCCTGGGGCTACCTGGAGCGCGCCTACAGCATCCGCCTGGGCGCGTTCGGCGAAGACAGCACCGAGACGCAGACCAGCGTCAACGACCTGGCCAACTGGCATACCCTCGCCGGCAACGACCGGCAGGCGCTGTCGTTCGCCCAGCGCGCGCTGGCCAGCGCCGTGCGCAGAGCGGGGCCTGACTCGATGCAGGCCAGCGTGGCCCTGAGCCGTTTGAGCGGCATCCATTTGCGCCTGGGAGAAAGCGGCAAGGCGCTGCAGGAAGCCGAAGACGGCCTGCGCATCCGCCGCGCGCTGTTCGGCGACCGCCATGCGCATACCGTCAACGCCTGGCAGGATGTGGCGCAAGCGGCGCTGGCCGACAACCAGCTGGGGCGCGCCGAAGTGGCGACCGGCGAGGCGCTGCGCCACTGCCGCGACGTGCAGGGCGACACGGCCCCGGCCTGCGCCTTGCACCAGCTGACGCAGGGCGGCGCGCTGCTGGCCTTGGGCCAGTACCAGGGCGCGCTGGACGCGGCGCAGGCGGCGGCCAGGCTGGCCATGTCCGGCAGCCAGGCACTGCCCGGCGACGAGGCCGAGGCGCTACTCCTGGGTGCACAGGCGCAGATCGCGCTGGGCCGGCAAGCAAAAGCCGTCGCCATCCTGGGCGCACTCGAAGTGCGCCTGGCGCAAACGCCGCCCGCGTCAAAAGAGCTGCTGGACACCGTGCGCCAGGCGCATCTGCTGGCGCGCGCTGAAGTCATCGATGCCGCCGGCCTGCCCGCGCTGGCCGGCGAGGCGTCAGCCATGGCGCGGCACCTGGCCGCCACGCGCGGCCTGTCGCATCCCGCTTACGCGCAAGCCTTGCTGGACGCGGCCGGCCTGCAGGCGCGTGCGGGCGAACTGGCCACGGCCCGCGAGCAGGCGGCGCGCGCGCTGGCCATCGCGCTGGCCAATGACAACACGCTGTTTGAAGCGCGCGCCGCGGCGCAACTGGGCGCGCTGGAAACCGATGGCGCCGCCATCTTCCTGGGCAAGCAAGCCGTCAATGCGCTGCAAACGGCGCGCGTGGCGACCGCCGGCTTGCCGGTCGCGCTGCGCCTGGGCTTTGTGCGCCAAAAGCGCGCCGCCTACGGCCAGCTGGCCGACCGCCTGCTCGACCAGCGCCGCCTGCACGAAGCCGAAACCGTGCTGGCGATGGTGCGCGAAGACGAGTTTCACAGCCTGGTGAGGAGCGGCGCCGACCCGCGCACCACGCGCCTGGACTACACTGGCGTGGAAAGCGCCTGGCAGCGCCAGTTTGCCGCCAGCGGCGCGGCCCTGCGCGCGGGCGCCCAGGCACTGGCCCAGGCGCGCGAACAGCAGGCGCAAAACGCGCCGCAGGCCGATGCCGCACTGGCGGCCGCGCAAGGCTCGATGGCCAGCCTGGTCGATGCCGCAAGCCGGGCGCTGCTGGCGCTGCCATCGACGCCAACGGCCACCACCGTGCGCGACCCGCACTCCACCAGCGTGCAAGCGGCGCCCTTGAAACGCGGCACCTTGCACCTGACTTACCTGGTGACGGGCCAGCGCCTGCGCATCGTCGCGCGCCGTGGCGGGCGTGCCGCCACCCATATCTACAACGTCGCCATCGACGAGCGCGCACTGGCCCGGCATATCGCCCGCCTGCGGCGCAGCGCGCAAGACCCGGGCCTGGACGCCAAAACCGAGGCGCAAGCGCTGTATGCGCTGCTGATCGCGCCGGCGCGCGCGGAACTGGCGGGCGCCACTGCGCTGTCGCTGTCGCTGGGCGGCGTGCTGCGCTACCTGCCGTTCGCCATGCTGCATGACGGGCGCCGCTGGCTGGTCGAACGGCTGCCCGTCTCGCTGCAGGCCGGCGCCGACACAGGGGAACCGGCGCCGGCGCGCGCGCCGTCGATGGCGCTGTTCGGCCAGACCGGCGCCAGCGGCGAACTGCCCGCGCTGCCCTTCGTGCGCCGCGAACTGCAGGCCGTCGACACCATCGAACGCGCGGCGCGCATTCCCAGCCGCCTGTATCTCGATGGCGACTTCACGCAAGCCGCGCTGCAACAGGCGCTGCCAGACAACAGCAGCGTGCATATCGCCAGCCACTTCGTGCTGCGCTCGGGCGCCGGCCAGGAATCGTACCTGCTGCTGGGCGATGGCCGGAAACTGAGCCTGGCCGAACTGGGCGACAGCCGCTACCGCTTCGACGGCCTGGACCTGCTGACCTTGTCGGCCTGCGAGACGGCCGTACCGGCCGGCACCGACGACACGGGCCGCGAACTGGAAGGCCTGGCCTGGCTGGCGCGCCAGCGCGGTGCGCGCAATGTGCTGGCCAGCCTGTGGCGCGTGTCGGACCAGTCGACCGCCACCCTGATGAGCGACTTTTATGCCGCCCTGGCGCAAGGCAAAAGCAAGCCGCAAGCCTTGCGCCAGGCGCAGCTGCGCCAGCTGCGGGCCGGCCGGCATAGCGCCGCAGGCAAGTCCAGGCGCGGCCTGGCGCGGCGCGGCCTGGCGCGGCGCGGCCTGACGCGGCGCGGCCTGACACCGCTCGACACGGCCGCGCCCTCCCCTGCCGGGACGTCGCGCGACCACCCTTTCTACTGGGCCGGCTTTATCCTGCTCGGCTCCTGA
- a CDS encoding RNA polymerase sigma factor encodes MSALPVNPAELLAAMAAGDQRALDALFRAWSPRVRVFARLQLAGCGLDAHAIADEVTVDVFHDVWRAPMRYDGRVAFGTWLLTLARNKAIDQIRRHGKRQAREESIDRDGYDQAQLDEQEHDPGPQARHESVQRRHGILDCLRRLRNPMQRESLTLWAIDDLSVADIARIQQAPAGTVKTRLFHGRLNLRQCLERWLVQEGRA; translated from the coding sequence ATGAGCGCATTGCCCGTCAATCCCGCCGAACTGCTTGCCGCCATGGCAGCGGGCGACCAGCGCGCGCTCGATGCTTTGTTCCGCGCCTGGTCGCCGCGCGTGCGCGTGTTTGCGCGGCTGCAGCTGGCCGGCTGCGGGCTCGATGCGCATGCGATCGCCGACGAAGTCACGGTCGACGTGTTCCACGATGTGTGGCGCGCGCCGATGCGCTACGACGGCCGGGTCGCCTTTGGCACCTGGCTGCTGACGCTGGCGCGCAACAAGGCGATCGACCAGATCCGCCGCCACGGCAAGCGCCAGGCGCGCGAAGAGTCGATCGACCGCGATGGCTACGACCAGGCGCAGCTCGATGAACAGGAACACGACCCGGGGCCGCAGGCCCGGCACGAGAGCGTGCAGCGGCGCCACGGCATCCTCGACTGCCTGCGGCGGCTGCGCAATCCCATGCAGCGCGAAAGCCTGACCCTGTGGGCCATCGATGACCTGTCGGTGGCCGATATCGCCCGCATCCAGCAGGCGCCGGCGGGCACCGTCAAGACGCGCTTGTTCCATGGCCGCCTCAATTTGCGCCAGTGCCTGGAGCGCTGGCTGGTACAGGAAGGCCGGGCATGA
- a CDS encoding Hsp20 family protein, translated as MRTFDLAPLYRSAIGFDRLAQLLNEQRADAQPSYPPYNIELVSEDKYRIVMALAGFSRGEIDIITERDSLQVTGRKQKDGVERTFLHRGIAARDFEQRFQLANHVKVTGATFENGMLTIELVREVPEALKPRKIEIGAGSGEVVGDNVSALEQRQAA; from the coding sequence ATGCGTACATTTGACCTTGCTCCCCTGTATCGTTCCGCCATCGGCTTCGACCGCCTGGCCCAATTGCTCAACGAACAGCGCGCCGATGCGCAGCCGAGCTACCCTCCGTACAACATCGAACTGGTGTCGGAAGACAAATACCGCATCGTGATGGCGCTGGCCGGTTTCTCGCGCGGCGAGATCGACATCATCACCGAACGCGACTCGCTGCAAGTGACGGGCCGCAAGCAGAAAGATGGCGTCGAGCGCACCTTTTTGCACCGAGGCATCGCCGCCCGTGATTTCGAACAGCGCTTCCAGCTGGCCAACCATGTGAAGGTCACCGGCGCCACGTTTGAAAACGGCATGCTGACCATCGAACTGGTACGTGAAGTGCCGGAAGCGCTGAAACCGCGCAAGATCGAAATCGGCGCCGGCAGCGGCGAGGTGGTCGGCGACAATGTCAGCGCACTGGAACAGCGCCAGGCCGCCTGA
- a CDS encoding response regulator transcription factor: MRLLLVEDDTMIGEVVLDLLRAEHYAVDWVKDGDMADTALQTQTYDLVLLDLGLPRKDGLEVLRSMRLRKLDTPVLVATARDAIEQRIAGLDAGADDYVLKPYDLDELLARIRALLRRASGRPEPVFEHQGVSINPLTREVIAEGHPVSLSAREWAVLEALIARPGIVLSRAQLEEKLYSWKDEVNSNAVEVYIHGLRKKLGSELIQNVRGLGYMVPKA, from the coding sequence ATGCGCTTACTGCTGGTAGAAGACGACACAATGATCGGCGAAGTGGTGCTGGACCTGCTGCGCGCCGAGCACTATGCGGTGGACTGGGTCAAGGATGGCGACATGGCCGACACGGCCCTGCAGACGCAGACCTACGACCTGGTGCTGCTGGACCTGGGCCTGCCGCGCAAGGATGGCCTGGAAGTGCTGCGCTCGATGCGCTTGCGCAAACTCGACACACCGGTGCTGGTGGCCACCGCGCGCGACGCCATCGAGCAGCGCATCGCGGGCCTGGACGCGGGCGCCGACGATTACGTGCTGAAACCGTACGACCTCGACGAACTGCTGGCGCGCATCCGCGCCTTGCTGCGGCGCGCTTCGGGCCGGCCGGAACCGGTGTTCGAACACCAGGGCGTGTCGATCAATCCGCTGACGCGCGAAGTGATTGCCGAAGGCCATCCGGTCAGCCTGTCGGCGCGCGAATGGGCGGTGCTGGAAGCGTTGATCGCGCGGCCCGGCATCGTGCTGTCGCGCGCGCAGCTGGAAGAAAAGCTGTACAGCTGGAAGGATGAAGTCAACAGCAATGCGGTTGAAGTGTATATCCACGGCCTGCGCAAGAAGCTGGGCAGCGAATTGATCCAGAACGTGCGGGGACTCGGCTACATGGTGCCCAAGGCATGA
- a CDS encoding ATP-binding protein, whose protein sequence is MKVKVTVTHSLRGRLLWFLLAAIIMAALAQASIAYRSALYDADQIFDYHMQQMALSLRSGAPLANHAEALPADPANNDMVVQVWTPDGVQVFRSITRAELPQRAVLGFSNVKANGTTYRIFSVQTSSQTVQIAQDMAVRKRMAGSLALRTVGPIALMAPILMLVVWWVVSGSLAPVSRVRKQVAARQADDLSPVSESGLPDEVRPLVHELNLLFDRVKTAFDAQQHFVADAAHELRTPLAALKLQVLSLERAESEDKRSLAISRVSAGIERATRLVEQLLVLARQEASAASGDQLQLVDLNDVVKRALGDMAGVAQARKIDLGLHHMDPASAAGQADALNILLRNLVDNAIKYTPQGGRVDIDLRSTPVGVTLSVEDSGPGIPEEERERVFSRFYRVPGTDANGSGLGLAIIKAIAERHGARLVLDSSERLGGLCVRVEFPLPLKK, encoded by the coding sequence ATGAAGGTGAAGGTGACCGTGACGCACTCGCTGCGCGGCCGCTTGCTGTGGTTCCTGCTGGCCGCCATCATCATGGCGGCGCTGGCGCAGGCCTCGATCGCCTACCGCAGCGCGCTGTACGACGCCGACCAGATCTTCGACTATCACATGCAGCAGATGGCGCTGTCGCTGCGTTCGGGCGCGCCGCTGGCCAATCATGCCGAAGCCTTGCCGGCCGATCCAGCCAATAACGACATGGTGGTGCAGGTCTGGACGCCGGACGGGGTGCAGGTGTTCCGTTCGATCACGCGCGCCGAACTGCCGCAGCGCGCCGTGCTGGGCTTTTCGAACGTGAAGGCCAATGGCACCACCTACCGCATTTTCTCCGTGCAGACCAGTTCCCAGACCGTGCAGATCGCGCAGGACATGGCGGTGCGCAAACGCATGGCCGGCAGCCTGGCGCTGCGCACCGTCGGCCCGATCGCGCTGATGGCGCCGATCTTGATGCTGGTGGTGTGGTGGGTGGTCAGCGGTTCGTTGGCGCCCGTCTCGCGCGTGCGCAAGCAGGTGGCGGCGCGCCAGGCCGACGATCTGTCACCGGTGTCGGAGTCCGGCTTGCCCGACGAAGTGCGTCCGCTGGTGCATGAATTGAACCTCTTATTTGATCGCGTGAAAACCGCCTTCGATGCGCAGCAGCATTTTGTCGCCGACGCCGCGCACGAATTGCGCACGCCGCTGGCGGCCCTGAAACTGCAGGTGCTGAGCCTGGAGCGGGCCGAGTCGGAAGACAAGCGCAGCCTGGCGATTTCGCGTGTCAGCGCCGGCATCGAACGGGCCACGCGGCTGGTCGAGCAATTGCTGGTGCTGGCACGCCAGGAGGCCAGCGCGGCCAGCGGCGACCAGCTGCAGCTGGTCGACCTGAACGATGTCGTCAAGCGCGCGCTGGGCGACATGGCCGGCGTGGCGCAGGCGCGCAAGATCGACCTGGGCCTGCACCATATGGACCCGGCCAGCGCCGCCGGCCAGGCCGACGCCCTGAACATCCTGCTGCGCAACCTGGTCGACAACGCCATCAAGTACACGCCGCAGGGCGGCAGGGTCGATATCGACCTGCGCTCGACCCCGGTCGGCGTGACCCTGTCGGTGGAAGACAGCGGCCCCGGCATCCCCGAGGAAGAACGCGAACGCGTCTTCAGCCGCTTCTACCGCGTGCCCGGCACCGACGCCAATGGCAGCGGCCTGGGCCTGGCCATCATCAAGGCGATCGCCGAGCGCCATGGCGCGCGCCTGGTACTCGACAGTTCCGAACGGCTGGGCGGCCTGTGCGTGCGGGTGGAGTTTCCGCTGCCGCTGAAAAAATAG
- a CDS encoding helix-turn-helix transcriptional regulator, which yields MLGPVTGKGGSIMRQQDTMLQDGGGAMQRLTPAERAVAAMAMHGTPYKTIARTLDKSPATVRNQLHMIYQKLGVSNRTALSGVLLCDS from the coding sequence ATGCTTGGCCCCGTCACCGGCAAGGGAGGTTCGATCATGAGACAGCAGGACACGATGTTACAAGATGGCGGCGGCGCCATGCAGCGCCTGACGCCCGCCGAGCGGGCGGTGGCAGCCATGGCCATGCACGGCACGCCCTACAAGACGATTGCCCGCACGCTCGACAAATCACCGGCCACGGTGCGCAACCAGCTGCACATGATTTACCAGAAGCTGGGCGTGAGCAACCGCACGGCACTGTCCGGCGTATTGCTGTGCGACTCATAA
- a CDS encoding caspase family protein, whose product MKRRLCWLIWHCLASGTALAGERHALLVGVGELPALPRAAWLAGPVNDVAAMRAALRQQGFAERHIASLADGGEADAAPTRAAILARLAQLEKTLGKDDVLLLYWSGHSVLAPAYPGAVAQNQRTRLLTRDSRPGPSRRLDGGIGSAELGRAIDALSARQVQVVAVFDTCHAAAGTRSDNGLTWRGLSAGEIGWRQAASKEAGTEPARARPRFVGFFAAEAQQRTPEARGVAVPGQAAGLFTRAVIAGLQAQPATYAAWAGNASAQYRTALQSYQLPRSAWPSPVYAGLLDASLWHAGEAAGTAALWPVQRDAQGWKLPHGLLDGVRSGDVFEAGGARWRAGEVGWNSSRLLSDSPQTLPDMNWARRTPAHTPQGRIAALLALPPSQGAPLLDARIELTLPGQAPRQLPFADGDLGTLPAGTRIRISVENRSPASVDLGLAHLPLHGAATAIYPALAGDSNRMPPAIGNGISVFERSFAVSGPAYGVEWLALVAAPAANGAPPRRFAILEALPPSTRGGAIPAPADTPEQAQLARVSWKSVP is encoded by the coding sequence ATGAAGCGCAGGCTGTGCTGGCTGATATGGCATTGCCTGGCCAGCGGCACGGCGCTGGCCGGCGAGCGCCATGCGCTGCTGGTCGGCGTGGGCGAATTGCCGGCCCTGCCGCGCGCGGCCTGGCTGGCCGGCCCTGTCAACGATGTGGCCGCCATGCGCGCCGCGCTGCGCCAGCAAGGCTTTGCAGAGCGCCATATCGCCAGCCTGGCCGATGGCGGAGAAGCCGATGCCGCGCCCACGCGCGCGGCCATCCTGGCGCGCCTGGCGCAGCTGGAAAAAACCCTGGGCAAGGATGACGTGCTGCTGCTGTACTGGTCCGGCCACAGCGTGCTGGCGCCCGCCTATCCCGGCGCCGTGGCGCAAAACCAGCGCACCCGTCTGCTGACGCGCGACAGCCGCCCCGGCCCGTCCAGGCGGCTGGACGGCGGCATCGGCAGCGCCGAACTGGGGCGCGCCATCGATGCGCTGTCCGCACGCCAGGTGCAGGTGGTGGCCGTGTTCGACACCTGCCATGCGGCGGCCGGCACCCGCAGCGATAACGGTTTGACCTGGCGCGGCCTGTCGGCCGGCGAGATCGGCTGGCGCCAGGCCGCCAGCAAAGAAGCGGGAACGGAACCGGCCCGCGCGCGGCCCCGTTTTGTCGGCTTCTTTGCCGCCGAAGCCCAGCAGCGCACGCCCGAGGCGCGCGGCGTTGCCGTCCCCGGCCAGGCGGCGGGACTATTTACGCGCGCCGTGATCGCCGGCCTGCAGGCGCAGCCAGCCACCTATGCGGCCTGGGCCGGCAACGCCAGCGCGCAGTACCGCACGGCGCTGCAGTCCTATCAACTGCCCCGCTCCGCCTGGCCTTCGCCCGTGTATGCGGGCTTGCTCGACGCGTCCTTGTGGCATGCGGGCGAGGCCGCCGGCACCGCCGCCTTGTGGCCGGTGCAGCGCGACGCGCAGGGCTGGAAGCTGCCGCATGGCCTGCTCGACGGCGTGCGCAGCGGCGATGTGTTCGAGGCGGGCGGCGCACGCTGGCGCGCAGGTGAAGTGGGCTGGAACAGCTCCCGGCTACTATCGGACAGTCCACAAACCCTGCCCGATATGAACTGGGCGCGCCGCACGCCGGCGCACACGCCACAGGGACGCATCGCCGCGCTGCTGGCGCTGCCGCCATCGCAGGGCGCGCCGTTGCTGGACGCGCGCATCGAACTGACTCTGCCGGGCCAGGCGCCGCGCCAGTTGCCGTTCGCCGATGGCGACCTGGGCACGCTGCCGGCCGGCACGCGCATCCGCATCAGCGTGGAAAACCGGAGTCCGGCATCGGTCGACCTGGGCCTGGCGCATTTGCCGCTGCACGGCGCCGCCACCGCCATCTATCCGGCGCTGGCGGGCGACAGCAACCGCATGCCGCCGGCCATCGGCAACGGCATCAGCGTTTTTGAACGCAGCTTTGCCGTCAGCGGCCCGGCCTATGGCGTGGAGTGGCTGGCACTGGTGGCCGCACCGGCCGCCAATGGCGCCCCGCCGCGCCGCTTCGCCATCCTGGAGGCACTGCCGCCAAGCACGCGCGGTGGCGCCATCCCGGCGCCAGCCGATACGCCCGAACAGGCCCAGCTTGCACGCGTATCGTGGAAGTCGGTGCCATGA